Proteins from a genomic interval of Alosa alosa isolate M-15738 ecotype Scorff River chromosome 8, AALO_Geno_1.1, whole genome shotgun sequence:
- the hif1ab gene encoding hypoxia inducible factor 1 subunit alpha b: MDVGVGTEKKRVSSERRKEKSRDAARSRRGKESEVFYELAHQLPLPHNVTSHLDKASIMRLTISYLRMRKLLNADADVEEEESELDSQLNGFYLKALEGFLMVLSEDGDMVYLSDNVSKSMGLTQFDLTGHSIFDFAHPCDHEEMREMLVHRTGKKGKEQNTDRSFFLRMKCTLTSRGRTVNIKSSTWKVLHCMGHVRVQEHEEMSTDCGYKEPPLTYLVLICEPIPHPSNIEVPLDSKTFLSRHTLDMKYSYCDERITELMGYEPDDLLNKSVYEYYHALDSDHLTKTHHDLFAKGQATTGQYRMLAKKGGFVWVETQATVIYNPKNSQPQCIVCVNYVLSGIVEGDLLLSLQQTITEPKTKKAEKVEMDKEEEEELEVKMVMEKTLKEEDEKEKENSELNITKLFISHSEESDSDSLYEQLKASGSDLTLLAPAAGDTIISLDFTGPDSDLQLLKEVPLYNDVMLPSTSEKLALSPMTSLESSPSLASPLTPDPATTATSSSPDTSSPEPSSPLNYCFTVDPDIGAEFSMDMVEKLFAIDTEARTPFSTRDMCDLDLEMRAPYIPMDDDFQLRIPSPLETLPVGNLPMADMSSIFQPLPSDTSSSSPSASPFSSSSSPSHSTCSTPAPSPGVRVGRQEPLSPAPLHMLVEGQSTPKSPLRAMHLQDSASDVQVRSLLDRLEASKLTSRMSAVDQSLSPKMQALQNNQRKRKLETTTLAQAVGLGALLQSVDSALTTESGKRAKVLEVKGSSVLGGNKTILILPSDVASRLLSNSLEAGVANGLPQLTRDDCEVNAPIQDRHHLLQGEELLRALDQVI, encoded by the exons ATGGATGTTGGTGTTGGCACTGAAAAGAAAAG ggtgAGCTCGGAGCGCAGGAAGGAGAAGTCCCGCGATGCCGCCCGCTCCCGCAGGGGCAAAGAGTCGGAGGTGTTCTACGAGCTGGCCCACCAGCTGCCCCTGCCCCACAATGTGAcctcccacctggacaaggccTCCATCATGAGGCTCACCATCAGCTACCTGCGTATGAGGAAGCTGCTCAATGCTG ACGCAgatgtggaggaagaggagtccGAGTTGGACAGCCAACTCAACGGGTTCTACCTGAAGGCTCTAGAGGGCTTTCTGATGGTGCTCTCTGAGGACGGAGACATGGTCTATCTCTCGGACAACGTCAGCAAGAGCATGGGACTCACGCAG TTTGATCTGACTGGGCACAGCATCTTTGACTTTGCACACCCTTGTGATCacgaggagatgagagagatgttGGTCCACAGAACAG GCAAGAAGGGGAAAGAGCAAAATACAGACCGGAGCTTCTTCCTGCGCATGAAGTGCACGCTTACCAGCAGAGGCCGCACAGTCAACATCAAGTCTTCCACCTGGAAG GTGCTCCACTGCATGGGTCATGTGCGTGTCCAGGAGCATGAGGAGATGTCCACCGACTGTGGCTACAAGGAGCCCCCACTCACCTACCTGGTGCTGATCTGCGAGCCCATTCCCCACCCGTCCAACATTGAGGTGCCGCTGGACAGCAAGACCTTCCTCAGCCGCCACACCCTGGACATGAAGTATTCCTACTGCGACGAGag GATCACAGAACTGATGGGCTATGAGCCAGATGACCTGTTGAACAAGTCCGTGTACGAGTACTATCACGCCCTGGACTCCGATCACCTTACCAAGACACACCACGACT TGTTTGCCAAAGGCCAGGCCACCACTGGCCAGTACCGCATGCTGGCCAAGAAAGGTGGCTTTGTGTGGGTGGAGACCCAGGCCACGGTCATCTACAACCCCAAAAACTCCCAGCCCCAGTGTATCGTGTGCGTCAACTATGTGCTGAG tggCATTGTGGAAGGCGATCTGCTCCTGTCCCTGCAGCAGACCATCACAGAGCCCAAGACTAAGAAAGCGGAGAAGGTGGAAAtggacaaggaggaggaggaggagttggaGGTGAAAATGGTGATGGAAAAGACCTTGAAGGAGGAGGacgagaaggagaaggagaactCTGAGCTGAACATCACCAAGCTCTTCATCAGCCACAGCGAGGAGAGCGACTCCGACAGCCTCTACGAGCAGCTGAAGGCGTCCGGCTCGGACCTCACCCTGCTGGCGCCTGCCGCTGGAGACACCATCATCTCACTGGACTTCACCGGACCCG ACTCTGACCTGCAGCTTCTGAAGGAGGTGCCACTGTACAACGACGTGATGCTTCCCTCCACCAGCGAGAAGCTGGCCCTCTCCCCCATGACCTCCCTGGAGTCCTCTCCGTCACTGGCCAgccccctgacccctgaccccgcCACCACGGCGACCAGCTCCAGCCCGGACACCAGCTCCCCAGAG CCCAGTAGTCCCTTGAATTACTGTTTCACTGTGGACCCAGACATCGGGGCTGAGTTCAGCATGGACATGGTGGAGAAGCTGTTTGCTATAGACACCGAAGCAAGAACCCCATTCAGCACTCGG GACATGTGTGATCTGGACCTGGAGATGCGTGCTCCCTACATCCCCATGGACGACGACTTCCAACTCCGCATCCCGTCGCCCCTGGAGACACTCCCGGTGGGCAACCTCCCCATGGCCGACATGAGCTCCATATTCCAGCCGCTGCCCTCcgacacctcctcctcctcgccctctgcttctcccttctcctcctcctcctccccctcccactcCACCTGCTCCACCCCCGCCCCTTCTCCCGGTGTCAGGGTGGGGAGGCAGGAGCCCCTCTCTCCCGCGCCCCTGCACATGCTGGTAGAGGGCCAAAGCACCCCCAAATCCCCGCTGCGCGCAATGCATCTCCAGGACTCTGCCTCAGACGTGCAGGTGCGCAGCCTCCTAGACCGGCTCGAGGCCAGCAAACTCACCTCCAG AATGTCAGCGGTGGACCAGTCATTATCTCCAAAGATGCAGGCTCTGCAGAACAACCAACGCAAGCGCAAGCTGGAGACCACCACACTGGCCCAGGCAGTCGGActg GGTGCTCTGCTGCAGAGTGTGGACAGCGCCTTAACAACAGAGTCTGGCAAGAGGGCCAAAGTGTTAGAGGTAAAGGGCTCCAGTGTGCTCGGCGGGAACAAGACCATCCTCATTCTGCCCTCTG acgTGGCGAGTCGTCTGCTAAGCAACTCGCTGGAGGCGGGCGTAGCAAATGGCCTGCCTCAGCTGACACGTGACGACTGCGAGGTCAACGCGCCCATCCAGGACCGCCACCACCTGCTCCAGGGAGAGGAGTTGCTGCGGGCGCTTGATCAAGTCATTTGA
- the snapc1a gene encoding snRNA-activating protein complex subunit 1a has translation MPEVKNNDHYLAPLKEDFEELLARFKQTESVRYEHFSAIWGDMNFSSINYGLPRAFDKRHFSRSALTAAYDYLLPPYNFQIRVGGLYLLYGLYNTQLAWPREKICVALKDWGDIQKFIQNAWEGQHLDVIYIYWKLMSSKAFLYSAMPVPLTFQKRCPISKQQEQELPTERPERVKTLFLSNTTREMKHIQDRYEKMKEALSLTSTVNATQRDVVKRIQDYAQSLEQGELSRNASKDCDDSAEVSEREESSKRALLLASIKSKSYGLLTQASKSRRHRQVECGATSPSPDPYAEFYANGKRRHLSLKRRTCRALGESPTKTEDDPKKHWLLSVAENDRGCWKRRSKRSRFKWN, from the exons ATGCCAGAGG TAAAGAACAACGACCACTACTTGGCACCTTTGAAAGAAGACTTTGAGGAACTCTTGGCACGTTTCAAGCAGACAGAAAGTGTCCGATATGAGCATTTCTCTGCAATTTGGGGAGACATGAACTTCTCATCTATCAACTA TGGCCTACCTCGAGCTTTTGATAAGAGGCACTTCTCCAGATCAGCGTTAACGGCAGCCTATGATTACCTTCTGCCTCCTTACAACTTCCAGATCAGGGTGGGGGGACTCTACCTTCTTTATGGCCTGTATAACACACAGCTGGCCTGGCCTCGAGAAAAG ATCTGTGTAGCTCTGAAGGATTGGGGTGACATTCAGAAGTTTATCCAGAATGCGTGGGAAGGACAGCACTTGGATGTGATCTACATATACTGGAAGCTAATGTCTTCGAAGGCCTTCTTATACAGTGCTATGCCTGTTCCA TTGACTTTCCAAAAGAGGTGCCCCATCTCGAAGCAACAAGAGCAAGAATTGCCCACAGAGCGCCCTGAACGAGTGAAGACCTTGTTCTTGTCAAATACCACCAGG GAGATGAAGCACATCCAGGACCGCTATGAGAAAATGAAGGAGGCCTTGTCCTTGACCTCCACTGTGAATGCCACTCAGCGGGACGTGGTCAAGCGAATACAGGACTACGCCCAGAGCCTGGAGCAGGGGGAGCTCTCCAGAAAT GCCAGCAAAGATTGCGATGATTCTGCAGAAGTCTCAGAGAGGGAAGAG TCTTCAAAGCGAGCACTGCTGCTTGCTTCCATCAAGTCCAAGTCATATGGCCTCCTCACACAG GCATCTAAGTCCCGCCGTCACCGTCAGGTAGAGTGTGGTGCAACAAGCCCCTCACCCGACCCTTACGCAGAGTTTTATGCCAACGGCAAGCGACGTCACCTTTCCCTGAAaagacggacctgcagagccCTTGGAGAGAGTCCTACAA AGACGGAGGATGACCCAAAGAAACACTGGCTCTTGTCCGTTGCTGAAAACGACCGGGGATGTT GGAAACGAAGGTCGAAGAGGAGCAGATTCAAGTGGAATTAA